From the genome of Biomphalaria glabrata chromosome 1, xgBioGlab47.1, whole genome shotgun sequence, one region includes:
- the LOC129928522 gene encoding zinc finger protein 382-like, whose translation MSPEVTEDRTAPARVMYGCITCLMKSPSPIAYQAHKRYCEQPCFTCCCSVCNYKAESPETITIHISLVHVDVSQLIACTECGSHFKTQTGLKKHMEVKHRTNPTLKCPICGKVMYNKINLDGHVNKHKGLKPHVCLYCGKTFSYKQSLCAHEKLCTKSPRILGSGAS comes from the coding sequence ATGTCGCCTGAAGTAACTGAGGACAGGACTGCTCCAGCCAGGGTCATGTATGGCTGCATCACTTGTCTCATGAAGTCTCCTTCACCAATAGCCTATCAAGCACACAAACGGTACTGTGAGCAGCCTTGCTTTACCTGCTGTTGCTCTGTCTGCAACTACAAGGCTGAGTCCCCGGAAACCATTACCATTCACATCAGCCTTGTGCACGTGGATGTCTCTCAGCTGATAGCCTGCACTGAGTGTGGCTCTCATTTCAAGACACAGACAGGCTTGAAGAAGCACATGGAAGTCAAACACAGAACCAACCCTACCTTGAAGTGCCCCATCTGTGGAAAGGTCATGTACAACAAGATCAACCTTGATGGTCATGTCAACAAACACAAGGGTCTCAAGCCACACGTTTGTCTGTACTGTGGCAAAACTTTCTCCTACAAACAATCTCTTTGTGCCCATGAAAAACTGTGCACCAAGAGCCCTAGAATCCTTGGCTCTGGTGCCAGCTAA